One genomic window of Polaromonas sp. SP1 includes the following:
- a CDS encoding molybdopterin-dependent oxidoreductase: MNHRDDHDARRRQFLQRAGFGAAALGGLPLEGFARGRETLPFGNGERELVTYPGKRPLLRVTTRPPHLETPFSAFSEGAITPNNAFFVRYHLANIPKRIDASTYRLRVGGHVKQSLSLSLAELKALAAPVEVVAVNQCSGNSRGFFEPRVFGAQLGNGSMGNARWVGVPLRAVLEKAGVLPGAKQVALNGLDTPVLPQTPDFIKALNIDLALSAEPIVAWSMNGADIPFLNGYPIKLIVPGYFGTYWVKHLSEIVVMDHNFEGFFMSTAYRVPDNDCHCVPAGTAPTATRPLTTLPVRSFITSVAGGARLPVGKPAQLKGIAFDGGSGIRKVEVSEDGQQWREAVLGKDLGRFSFREWRFDMTPQRKGEFKLMVRATNMQGDVQPATATWNPGGYARNVIETTRLVAV, translated from the coding sequence ATGAACCATCGCGATGACCACGATGCCCGCAGGAGACAGTTTTTACAGCGTGCCGGCTTCGGGGCCGCGGCGCTCGGCGGCCTTCCGCTGGAGGGGTTCGCCAGGGGGCGTGAAACGCTGCCCTTCGGCAACGGCGAGCGTGAGCTGGTCACCTACCCGGGCAAACGCCCGCTGCTGCGGGTCACCACAAGGCCGCCGCACCTTGAAACGCCGTTCAGCGCATTCAGCGAAGGCGCGATCACACCCAACAACGCCTTCTTTGTGCGTTACCACCTGGCCAATATCCCCAAGCGCATCGATGCCAGCACTTACCGCCTGCGGGTCGGCGGCCACGTCAAACAATCGCTGTCGCTTTCACTCGCGGAACTGAAGGCGCTGGCCGCGCCGGTCGAAGTGGTGGCGGTCAACCAGTGCTCGGGCAACAGCCGCGGGTTTTTTGAGCCGCGTGTCTTTGGCGCGCAGCTGGGCAACGGCTCCATGGGCAATGCGCGGTGGGTGGGCGTGCCGCTGCGGGCCGTGCTGGAAAAAGCCGGCGTGCTGCCCGGCGCCAAACAGGTCGCATTGAACGGGCTGGACACGCCTGTGCTGCCCCAGACGCCGGATTTCATCAAGGCCCTGAACATCGACCTGGCGCTGAGCGCCGAGCCCATCGTGGCCTGGTCGATGAATGGCGCGGACATCCCTTTCCTGAACGGCTACCCGATCAAACTCATCGTGCCGGGCTACTTCGGCACCTACTGGGTCAAGCATTTGAGCGAAATCGTCGTGATGGACCACAACTTTGAGGGCTTCTTCATGTCGACGGCTTACCGCGTGCCCGACAACGATTGCCACTGCGTGCCGGCCGGCACCGCGCCCACGGCGACGCGGCCGCTCACGACGCTGCCGGTGCGCTCTTTCATCACCAGCGTGGCGGGCGGGGCGCGCCTGCCGGTGGGCAAGCCCGCGCAGCTCAAAGGCATTGCCTTTGACGGCGGCAGCGGCATCCGCAAGGTCGAGGTGTCGGAAGACGGGCAGCAGTGGCGCGAGGCTGTGCTGGGCAAGGACCTTGGGCGTTTCTCGTTCCGCGAATGGCGCTTTGACATGACGCCGCAACGCAAGGGCGAGTTCAAGCTGATGGTGCGGGCCACCAACATGCAGGGCGATGTGCAACCTGCCACGGCGACCTGGAACCCGGGCGGCTATGCGCGCAATGTCATTGAAACCACTCGCCTTGTAGCGGTCTAA
- a CDS encoding FKBP-type peptidyl-prolyl cis-trans isomerase, translated as MKILIATLACFAFSTAALAAAPAETLPSGVKVVHTKDGTGPQPKASDTVKVHYRGTLADGKEFDSSYKRGEPATFPLNRVVPCWTEGMQKIKVGGKATLTCPPATAYGERGAGNAVPPNATLTFEIELLAIQ; from the coding sequence ATGAAAATCCTGATCGCCACCCTGGCCTGCTTCGCCTTCTCCACCGCCGCCCTGGCCGCAGCCCCGGCCGAAACCCTGCCCAGCGGCGTCAAGGTCGTGCACACCAAAGACGGCACCGGCCCGCAGCCCAAAGCCAGCGACACCGTGAAGGTGCACTACCGCGGCACGCTGGCCGACGGCAAGGAATTTGACAGCTCCTACAAACGCGGCGAACCCGCTACCTTTCCGCTGAACCGTGTGGTGCCCTGCTGGACGGAAGGCATGCAAAAGATCAAGGTCGGCGGCAAAGCCACGCTGACCTGCCCGCCCGCCACGGCCTATGGCGAGCGCGGCGCCGGCAATGCCGTGCCGCCCAATGCAACCCTCACGTTTGAGATCGAGCTGCTGGCGATCCAGTAA
- a CDS encoding c-type cytochrome, whose translation MNLLNLNAARVLSAAVLALGCSTAWAQAVQTVTLPLENAKLKPSKLAGYQIAMQKCGICHSADYISQQPPAMTATQWTAEVRKMEHAYAAPLSDSDVAQIGEYLAVTYGGAKPTLGPVVAAKPAPAAPGAPAAEVDVQAVLKANACLGCHAVSQKIVGPAYHDVAVKYKNDPQALAKLETSIKAGGSGKWGPVVMPPFGNLSPQELKALAGFVLKQ comes from the coding sequence ATGAACCTCCTCAATTTAAATGCCGCGCGTGTCCTGTCCGCAGCTGTTTTGGCCCTGGGCTGCAGCACTGCATGGGCGCAAGCCGTGCAGACCGTGACCTTGCCGCTGGAGAACGCCAAACTCAAGCCGTCCAAACTGGCCGGCTACCAGATCGCGATGCAAAAGTGCGGCATCTGCCATTCGGCCGACTACATCAGCCAGCAACCACCGGCCATGACGGCAACGCAGTGGACGGCCGAGGTGCGCAAGATGGAGCACGCTTACGCGGCACCGCTGAGCGACAGCGACGTGGCGCAGATCGGCGAATACCTGGCGGTGACCTATGGCGGCGCGAAGCCCACGCTCGGGCCCGTGGTGGCTGCCAAGCCGGCGCCTGCCGCTCCCGGCGCACCCGCTGCCGAGGTGGACGTGCAGGCCGTGCTCAAGGCCAATGCCTGCCTCGGCTGCCATGCCGTCTCACAAAAGATTGTGGGGCCGGCGTATCACGACGTGGCGGTCAAATACAAAAACGACCCGCAGGCGCTGGCCAAACTGGAGACCAGCATCAAAGCCGGTGGGTCGGGCAAGTGGGGGCCTGTCGTCATGCCGCCGTTTGGCAATCTGAGCCCGCAGGAGTTGAAGGCACTCGCGGGCTTTGTGCTGAAGCAATGA
- a CDS encoding alpha/beta fold hydrolase, which produces MTDPFVPALPFEAQSLLRTASRIETPCGSGAMVWHTWGQATRRPELAPLVLLHGGSGSWMHWLRNIPALVDSGRWVLVPDLPGFGDSAVPAGGSDADALPEPMEEGLNMLVGAAACDLVGFSFGGMVAGFIAERFAARAARVVLVGAPGLGVALEKAIRLRAWRHLTDPAERDAIHRHNLAALMLHHEESITELALRLHIANVLRDRMKGRSLARTDALAKALARLKCPVYAVYGREDALYRDKLDLLQAALEKAPHFRGLALIEDAGHWVQFERAGAFDEALLAALDAGL; this is translated from the coding sequence CCTTTTGAGGCGCAGTCCCTCTTGCGTACCGCCAGCCGCATTGAAACCCCCTGCGGCAGCGGGGCTATGGTCTGGCACACCTGGGGGCAAGCGACACGCCGGCCCGAACTCGCGCCCCTGGTGCTTTTGCATGGCGGCAGCGGAAGCTGGATGCACTGGCTGCGCAACATCCCTGCCTTGGTGGATTCGGGCCGCTGGGTGCTGGTGCCGGATCTTCCGGGTTTTGGGGACTCGGCCGTGCCGGCGGGCGGCAGCGATGCCGATGCGCTGCCCGAACCTATGGAGGAGGGCTTGAACATGCTGGTGGGCGCCGCCGCCTGCGACCTGGTGGGGTTTTCATTCGGCGGCATGGTGGCCGGCTTTATCGCTGAACGCTTTGCGGCCCGGGCTGCGCGTGTGGTGCTGGTGGGCGCTCCCGGCCTGGGTGTGGCCCTTGAAAAGGCGATACGGCTGCGCGCCTGGCGGCATCTCACCGATCCGGCTGAGCGTGACGCCATCCACCGACATAACCTGGCGGCCCTGATGCTCCACCACGAGGAATCCATTACCGAACTTGCGCTGCGCCTTCACATTGCCAATGTGCTGCGCGACCGCATGAAAGGCCGCAGCCTGGCGCGCACCGATGCGCTGGCAAAGGCACTGGCGCGCTTGAAATGCCCGGTGTATGCGGTGTATGGCCGTGAAGATGCACTGTACCGCGACAAACTCGACTTGCTGCAGGCGGCGTTGGAGAAGGCACCGCATTTCAGGGGCCTGGCGCTGATTGAAGACGCCGGCCACTGGGTGCAGTTTGAGCGGGCCGGCGCGTTTGATGAAGCGCTTCTTGCAGCGCTGGACGCCGGCCTTTAG